In Spirosoma aureum, a single genomic region encodes these proteins:
- a CDS encoding FecR family protein — protein MKNYESYRVEDFIDDKDFEEWVRGRSSRETFWRSFLQHYPEKREAFHQAEQFIRAATVAPERISEAEIRKEVERFIVATGSSVPNQSPFLSGFRSETSLRLPYGFRWAAGIAALLLAVVGLGWYSIHTNSTPLITRKADGPNHSPDGSANQFVETFNHTKQLLRVVLSDSSEVLLSPKSRLRYPSQFVGNVRKVYLAGQGSFSVKRRKQPFMVYSGETVTKVLGTRFVVSAFDLDKKITVQVLSGKVSVYKANPERTSYNKEVNGLILNANQAAIFEKSDGNLTKTLVANPALVRKSDKEITFVYDDVALSAILRELETSYGIPIQFDEQSFEGCKITAALSSESLYEKLDLLCKAASATYEIIDGQIVLSRKSYR, from the coding sequence ATGAAGAATTATGAATCATATCGGGTAGAAGACTTTATTGATGATAAAGACTTTGAAGAATGGGTTCGGGGACGCAGCAGCCGGGAAACTTTCTGGAGATCATTTCTGCAACATTACCCCGAAAAACGGGAGGCATTTCATCAGGCGGAGCAGTTCATTCGGGCCGCCACCGTTGCTCCCGAACGAATCAGCGAAGCCGAGATAAGGAAAGAAGTCGAGCGGTTTATTGTAGCCACAGGTTCATCAGTACCCAATCAATCGCCTTTTTTATCTGGTTTTCGGTCCGAAACATCGTTAAGGCTCCCGTATGGTTTCCGCTGGGCAGCCGGGATTGCTGCGCTCCTTTTAGCCGTGGTCGGGCTAGGCTGGTATTCTATCCACACCAACTCAACGCCGTTAATTACCAGGAAAGCCGATGGTCCCAACCATTCGCCAGACGGTTCAGCCAATCAATTTGTTGAGACGTTTAACCATACGAAGCAACTGCTTCGTGTCGTGCTTAGCGATAGTTCGGAAGTGTTACTAAGCCCCAAAAGTCGCCTTCGATACCCCTCACAGTTTGTTGGAAATGTACGGAAAGTTTATCTGGCAGGGCAAGGAAGTTTCTCTGTTAAGCGTCGAAAACAGCCTTTTATGGTCTATTCCGGCGAAACCGTCACCAAAGTGCTGGGCACTCGTTTTGTGGTAAGCGCTTTCGATCTCGACAAAAAGATTACGGTGCAGGTACTCTCCGGGAAAGTGTCTGTGTATAAGGCCAATCCCGAACGTACTTCCTACAACAAGGAGGTTAACGGCCTGATACTGAATGCGAATCAGGCAGCCATTTTCGAGAAAAGCGATGGTAATCTGACAAAAACCCTGGTGGCAAATCCTGCCCTTGTCCGAAAAAGCGATAAAGAAATAACTTTCGTGTACGACGATGTTGCCCTGTCAGCGATTTTACGGGAATTAGAAACCAGCTACGGTATTCCGATTCAATTCGACGAACAAAGCTTTGAGGGGTGCAAAATTACGGCCGCTCTTTCGAGTGAGTCACTTTATGAAAAGCTGGATTTACTCTGCAAAGCCGCTTCAGCGACATACGAAATAATAGATGGGCAAATTGTGCTTAGCCGAAAAAGCTATCGATAA
- a CDS encoding SusC/RagA family TonB-linked outer membrane protein: MEKHLSGQLWLKLMRFSLTQSLVMFLLVGVSYAHSSKAQEYLSKRLTLRAENQEIKKILIDIEKATGVQFVYSSQVIDPKQRISVQVNNSTLEEVLIKYIKPLSVNYELVGRKIVLSASAPASTDTGFVEPIDHPEAAPKRPITGQVTDEKGAGLPGVSVIVKGSQRGTTSNSEGNFQLDIPDGSASVLVFSFVGYDSKEVVAGNQSTFRVSLAPASKALNEVVVTALGIKKQAKSIGYATSTVTSDQITVNRTANFMNALQGKIPGVNITSLGSGPAGTSKIRIRGQSSFGGNNSPLIVVNGVPIDNTNYGARGDVSDKGSNRTSDSGDGLSSINPDNIETMTVLKGAAASALYGSRAKDGVIMITTKTRGTGSGIGLEYNTNFTTDTPLDYTDYQYEYGQGENGVRPTAPFPTSGQWSFGEKFQPGMTQILFDGVEVPYVPQRNQITKYYRTGQTWTNTISLSSGGEFGGFNLSISNLDNKTILPGSGYNRKTVNLGFTQTLAKKLTISGNVNYSNEYRKNPPNIAEQDYSPVVLFSMANSMPLDLLEKYASDANGNEVLWSRFTNRTNPYFALKRFENVRTDRVFGNLTARYNFTDWLFLQARVGQDYYAREQDYNLPTGSQRQPAAPAGFVNGQYVQDSRTVRELNTDFLLGANHTFGVFGVNANIGGNQMYRRISRHNVFAQDFYTRGLYTIGNGRQKDATYELSERQVNSLYGSAEVSYKDFLFINGTVRNDWFSTLSPENRSILYPSVTASFVFSQAFASALPGWLSFGKIRAAYAEVGSDTDVQPYANNLFYGINAQQFPSPSGAAQPLASISGSTVPNANLRPMRVSEKEVGLELKLFNNRIGLDLTYYDKLSSDQILRAQTSDAGGYLTQLINVGQSQNRGLEMLLTFSPLKRVDFSWDVNINAAYNVTKVLDLGSSVSDNMITVGTGDFTGELRQVVGLPMGQLFGFGYLRDAQGRQVFDAGNGRPLRTATQISFGSALPKWVGGFTNSFTYKGINLSFLIDFKLGHKMISGTNHNAWRHGLHKATLAGRAENYVIGNGVNPSGEVNQTKSGVQAFYETVRSQNIAEEFVYNAGLWQLRQITIGYDFTRFLPTSSKFIKGIRLNAVANNVAVIKKWVPNIHPEQFGFPSDNLIGLEATGLPITRSVGFNLNVKF; encoded by the coding sequence ATGGAAAAACACCTTTCCGGGCAACTCTGGCTAAAACTTATGCGGTTTTCTCTAACACAAAGTTTAGTTATGTTCCTTCTGGTGGGCGTATCGTATGCCCACTCGAGTAAGGCCCAGGAATACCTGAGCAAGCGATTGACTTTACGTGCTGAAAATCAGGAGATCAAAAAGATACTGATCGATATTGAAAAAGCAACGGGTGTACAGTTTGTGTATAGCTCTCAGGTAATCGACCCTAAGCAACGAATAAGCGTTCAGGTAAATAATTCGACCCTGGAAGAGGTACTCATTAAGTACATCAAACCGCTGTCTGTCAATTATGAACTGGTAGGCCGAAAGATCGTTTTGTCAGCCAGCGCACCGGCTTCTACCGACACCGGCTTTGTTGAACCAATCGACCATCCGGAAGCCGCGCCTAAACGACCGATCACGGGCCAGGTAACGGACGAAAAAGGAGCTGGTCTACCGGGCGTAAGTGTCATCGTGAAAGGATCGCAACGCGGTACTACCTCTAATTCAGAGGGTAACTTTCAACTGGATATTCCGGACGGAAGTGCTTCGGTTCTGGTCTTTAGCTTCGTTGGCTACGACAGCAAAGAGGTGGTGGCGGGCAATCAATCAACGTTTCGGGTCTCGCTCGCTCCGGCCAGTAAAGCACTGAACGAAGTCGTTGTAACCGCTTTGGGTATAAAAAAACAGGCCAAAAGCATCGGGTATGCCACCTCTACGGTTACCTCCGATCAGATAACGGTTAACCGAACGGCCAATTTCATGAACGCCCTACAAGGCAAAATTCCGGGTGTCAATATAACCTCGCTAGGGTCAGGACCTGCCGGAACCAGTAAAATCCGGATTCGTGGCCAATCATCCTTCGGCGGCAATAACTCCCCCCTAATCGTTGTCAATGGCGTACCAATTGATAACACAAACTATGGTGCCCGAGGAGATGTATCTGATAAGGGAAGCAACCGGACTTCGGACAGCGGAGACGGGCTGAGCAGCATTAATCCGGACAATATTGAAACTATGACCGTTCTGAAAGGCGCAGCGGCCTCGGCCCTCTACGGCTCGCGCGCTAAAGATGGGGTGATTATGATTACGACCAAAACCAGAGGAACCGGATCGGGTATTGGCCTGGAATACAACACCAATTTTACGACAGACACCCCACTGGACTACACCGACTACCAGTATGAATACGGTCAGGGTGAAAACGGTGTTCGTCCAACAGCTCCCTTTCCAACGTCGGGCCAATGGAGTTTTGGCGAAAAATTCCAGCCAGGCATGACCCAGATTTTATTCGATGGCGTTGAAGTACCTTATGTACCGCAACGGAATCAAATAACGAAGTACTACCGCACCGGACAAACCTGGACAAACACCATCAGTCTTTCGTCGGGTGGCGAATTCGGGGGGTTCAACCTGTCGATTTCCAATCTGGACAACAAAACGATTCTGCCGGGTTCGGGCTATAACCGCAAAACCGTTAATCTGGGATTTACCCAAACACTGGCGAAGAAGCTGACCATTTCGGGCAATGTGAATTATTCCAATGAGTACCGGAAAAACCCACCGAATATTGCTGAGCAGGATTATAGCCCGGTTGTATTGTTTAGCATGGCCAACTCCATGCCGTTGGACCTGCTGGAAAAATATGCGTCTGATGCGAATGGGAATGAAGTCCTCTGGTCACGGTTCACCAACCGAACCAATCCCTATTTTGCCCTGAAACGCTTCGAGAATGTGCGCACCGATCGGGTGTTCGGGAATCTGACGGCTCGGTACAATTTTACGGACTGGCTGTTTCTACAGGCACGGGTTGGCCAGGACTATTACGCGCGTGAACAGGATTACAACCTACCCACCGGCAGCCAGCGGCAACCTGCCGCACCGGCAGGTTTTGTCAATGGCCAATATGTGCAGGATTCACGGACGGTACGAGAGCTGAATACGGATTTCCTGTTGGGAGCCAACCATACATTTGGCGTTTTTGGCGTCAATGCAAACATTGGTGGTAACCAGATGTATCGCAGAATTAGTCGGCACAATGTATTTGCGCAGGACTTCTACACCCGAGGACTATACACAATAGGCAATGGTCGCCAAAAAGATGCTACTTATGAATTATCAGAACGGCAGGTTAATTCGCTCTATGGGTCGGCAGAGGTTTCATACAAGGACTTTCTGTTTATAAACGGAACCGTCCGAAACGACTGGTTTTCTACCCTATCGCCCGAGAATCGGAGTATTTTATACCCCTCTGTAACAGCCAGTTTCGTTTTTTCGCAAGCATTCGCCAGCGCCTTACCAGGGTGGCTTTCTTTTGGAAAAATCAGAGCGGCTTATGCTGAAGTAGGTAGTGATACCGATGTACAGCCCTATGCCAATAACCTTTTCTACGGAATAAACGCCCAGCAGTTTCCATCACCGAGTGGAGCTGCCCAGCCCTTAGCCAGCATTAGCGGGTCAACGGTTCCCAACGCCAATCTGCGCCCCATGCGTGTTTCCGAAAAAGAAGTGGGACTGGAATTGAAACTATTCAACAACAGGATAGGATTAGACCTGACCTATTACGACAAACTATCGTCGGACCAAATTCTGCGAGCCCAGACATCCGACGCGGGTGGATACCTGACGCAGTTGATCAATGTCGGTCAAAGCCAGAATCGGGGCCTGGAAATGCTGTTGACGTTTTCACCCCTTAAGCGAGTCGACTTTAGCTGGGATGTCAACATTAACGCGGCCTATAACGTAACGAAAGTTCTCGATTTGGGCAGTAGTGTCAGCGATAATATGATCACCGTCGGAACCGGCGATTTTACCGGGGAACTGCGTCAGGTAGTTGGTCTGCCCATGGGTCAGTTGTTTGGTTTTGGCTACCTGCGAGATGCACAGGGCCGACAGGTTTTTGACGCGGGCAATGGGCGTCCGCTCCGAACTGCCACGCAGATCAGCTTCGGTAGTGCTTTGCCCAAGTGGGTTGGTGGTTTCACCAATAGCTTTACCTACAAAGGCATTAATCTCTCATTTTTGATCGACTTCAAGCTCGGCCATAAGATGATCTCCGGAACAAACCACAATGCCTGGCGGCATGGCCTGCACAAAGCCACCTTAGCCGGACGGGCAGAAAACTATGTAATCGGGAATGGCGTCAATCCAAGTGGCGAAGTTAATCAGACCAAATCGGGGGTCCAGGCTTTTTATGAAACCGTTCGTTCGCAGAACATCGCCGAAGAATTTGTCTACAATGCGGGGTTGTGGCAGCTGCGGCAGATAACGATCGGCTACGACTTCACCAGATTTCTACCAACTTCCAGCAAGTTCATTAAAGGAATTCGGTTAAACGCCGTGGCCAATAACGTAGCTGTCATCAAGAAATGGGTCCCCAATATTCATCCTGAGCAGTTCGGCTTTCCCTCCGATAATTTGATAGGCCTTGAAGCAACCGGTTTGCCAATAACCCGTAGTGTCGGATTTAATCTTAACGTCAAATTTTAA